In one Neobacillus sp. WH10 genomic region, the following are encoded:
- a CDS encoding DUF4368 domain-containing protein, with product MEFRELTHEILHRLIDRIEIKGSWKSEKLL from the coding sequence ATGGAATTCAGGGAATTAACTCATGAAATCCTTCATCGTTTAATAGATCGTATTGAAATTAAAGGCAGTTGGAAGTCCGAGAAACTTTTATAG
- a CDS encoding tRNA-dihydrouridine synthase gives MIDNFWRDLPRPFFVLAPMEDVTDVVFRHVVSKAGRPDVFFTEFTNSDSYCHPEGMKSVRGRLIFTEDEQPMVAHIWGDNPEYFRQMSIGMAELGFKGIDINMGCPVPNVASRGKGSGLILRSDVAAELIQAAKTGGLPVSVKTRLGYKDVKEWEEWLTHILKQDIANLSIHLRTRKEISQVDAHWELIPEIKKLRDRIAPNTMLTINGDIPDRQTGLQLAEQYGIDGVMIGRGIFKNPFAFEKEPKEHTSKEYLDLLRLQLDLQDQYAEALPRSITGLHRFFKIYVKGFRGAGELRNQLMNTKSTDEVRALLDNFGKECDGTGAVK, from the coding sequence ATGATAGATAATTTTTGGCGGGATTTACCACGACCATTTTTTGTACTTGCACCAATGGAAGATGTGACAGATGTTGTTTTTCGTCACGTAGTAAGTAAAGCCGGCCGACCGGATGTATTTTTCACAGAGTTTACAAACTCGGATAGCTATTGTCATCCAGAGGGCATGAAAAGTGTGCGTGGCCGTTTGATTTTTACAGAAGATGAACAGCCAATGGTGGCACATATTTGGGGGGATAATCCCGAATATTTCCGTCAAATGAGTATTGGCATGGCAGAGCTAGGATTTAAAGGCATCGATATTAATATGGGCTGCCCTGTACCGAATGTGGCATCGAGAGGGAAGGGGAGTGGCCTTATTCTGCGTTCAGACGTAGCGGCAGAACTTATTCAAGCAGCAAAAACGGGCGGACTGCCTGTCAGCGTGAAAACGCGACTTGGATATAAGGATGTAAAAGAGTGGGAGGAATGGCTAACGCATATTTTAAAACAGGATATTGCGAACCTTTCTATTCATTTACGTACAAGAAAGGAAATAAGCCAAGTAGATGCGCATTGGGAGTTAATTCCGGAAATCAAAAAATTACGTGACCGTATCGCACCAAATACGATGCTAACAATCAATGGAGACATTCCTGACCGTCAAACTGGGCTGCAGCTTGCAGAACAATATGGTATTGATGGCGTTATGATTGGGCGAGGTATTTTTAAAAATCCTTTTGCTTTTGAAAAAGAGCCAAAAGAGCATACCAGTAAAGAATACCTTGATCTTTTAAGACTGCAGCTTGATCTTCAAGATCAATATGCGGAAGCACTGCCACGTTCAATCACAGGGCTTCATCGCTTTTTCAAAATTTATGTCAAAGGATTTCGTGGAGCTGGTGAATTAAGAAATCAATTGATGAACACGAAATCAACAGATGAAGTGCGCGCATTGCTTGATAACTTTGGAAAAGAATGTGATGGGACGGGGGCAGTGAAATGA
- a CDS encoding TrkH family potassium uptake protein, protein MGKKFYLDPPKILVLGFSTIILIGALLLTMPISTVDGKGLSFLNALFTSTSATCVTGLVVVDTGTAFTLFGQLVILFMIQVGGLGFMTVATLFAFLLGKKISLKERILLQESLNNLSIEGIVRLAKRILIFTALIELLGAVLLATRFSFDMPLYKAIYYGIFHSISNFNNAGFDLMGEFHSLTSYVDDPTVTLTVCILITLGGIGFIVMNELFEFRKVKRLSLHTKIVLITSAILVAAGTILIFLFEFSNEKTLKPLSLTGKILASLFQSVTPRTAGANTLNIPDLTQTTLLLIIFLMFVGASPGSTGGGIKTTTFSTLLGAVWSQIRGKEDVIFYRKRIGYETIYKALTVSVSGLFLVLIITMLLTITEPGKDFLMILFEATSAFGTVGLSMGLTPELSPIGRVLIILTMFAGRVGPLTIAFAVTIRRNPDAFRYPKGKIMIG, encoded by the coding sequence TTGGGCAAAAAATTTTACTTGGACCCACCTAAAATTCTTGTTTTAGGATTTAGTACCATCATCCTCATAGGAGCCTTATTGCTGACTATGCCAATTTCAACAGTGGATGGAAAGGGTCTTTCCTTTCTCAATGCCCTCTTTACATCGACTTCAGCTACTTGTGTAACAGGACTTGTGGTAGTGGATACTGGAACTGCCTTCACGTTGTTTGGACAATTGGTGATTTTGTTTATGATTCAAGTGGGCGGTCTTGGTTTTATGACGGTTGCTACCTTATTTGCCTTCCTTTTAGGAAAGAAAATTTCCTTGAAGGAAAGGATTTTACTTCAAGAATCATTAAATAATTTATCAATAGAAGGGATTGTAAGGTTAGCGAAGCGTATTTTGATTTTCACTGCTTTAATTGAATTGCTAGGAGCTGTTTTATTAGCCACTCGATTCTCATTCGATATGCCCCTCTATAAAGCGATTTATTATGGAATTTTCCATTCCATTTCAAATTTTAATAATGCGGGCTTCGATTTAATGGGGGAATTTCACAGCTTAACTAGTTATGTAGACGATCCAACAGTTACGTTAACGGTTTGTATACTAATAACCCTTGGCGGAATTGGATTTATTGTCATGAATGAACTATTTGAGTTTAGAAAAGTTAAACGATTATCTTTACACACAAAAATTGTCTTAATTACTAGCGCGATTTTGGTTGCAGCGGGAACAATTTTAATCTTTTTATTTGAGTTTTCTAATGAAAAAACATTAAAACCGTTATCTTTAACTGGGAAAATTCTTGCGTCTCTATTTCAATCCGTAACCCCTAGAACAGCAGGTGCGAATACACTAAATATTCCTGACTTGACCCAAACAACCCTATTATTGATTATCTTTCTAATGTTTGTTGGTGCATCACCTGGTTCGACGGGCGGCGGCATTAAAACAACTACCTTTTCAACCTTACTTGGAGCAGTATGGTCCCAGATACGAGGAAAAGAGGATGTTATCTTTTATCGAAAGCGGATTGGATATGAAACGATTTATAAGGCTCTAACAGTATCGGTCAGTGGATTATTCCTAGTTTTGATCATTACAATGCTATTAACCATTACCGAACCAGGGAAAGATTTTCTCATGATATTATTTGAGGCCACATCCGCGTTTGGTACCGTCGGACTATCTATGGGATTAACTCCTGAATTATCACCTATTGGCAGGGTACTGATTATTTTAACGATGTTTGCAGGAAGGGTTGGTCCATTGACTATTGCCTTTGCCGTAACCATCCGCAGAAATCCAGATGCTTTCCGTTATCCAAAGGGTAAAATTATGATTGGGTAG
- the cyoE gene encoding heme o synthase, which produces MSKDSIAVPQNGGGAALSNSTLFADIRALFKGPVLIANVLPVFTGFWLALYFTGASINDYWDLFWLTIIGSTLVMAGALVINNWYDVDIDTVMDRTKHRPTVTGHFSLKLVLTIGITLSILGFILLLFTTIEAAIYALVGWVTYCFLYTMWSKRRYTLNTVIGSVSGAVTPLIGWTAIESGFHIIPIILALILFIFQMPHTFAIAIKKYDEYKAARVAMLPVVYGLEMTKRQMVVYIACLLPLPFYLAPLGTTFVVLATLLNIGWLAVSIYGFFTKNDLKWAHVNFLYSVNYITILFLMMIIVTMPAFR; this is translated from the coding sequence ATGAGTAAGGATAGCATTGCTGTCCCACAAAATGGTGGGGGAGCTGCTTTATCAAATTCTACTTTGTTTGCTGATATAAGGGCACTATTTAAAGGGCCTGTTTTAATCGCAAACGTTTTGCCTGTGTTTACAGGATTTTGGTTAGCTCTTTATTTTACGGGTGCTTCTATTAATGATTATTGGGATTTGTTTTGGCTAACAATTATTGGCAGTACGCTGGTTATGGCGGGGGCTCTTGTGATCAATAACTGGTACGATGTTGATATTGACACCGTTATGGACAGAACGAAGCATCGTCCAACGGTGACGGGGCATTTTTCACTCAAGCTGGTTTTAACGATAGGAATTACTTTGTCTATACTAGGCTTCATCCTATTACTTTTCACAACAATTGAAGCAGCCATTTATGCGTTGGTTGGTTGGGTTACCTATTGTTTTTTATATACGATGTGGTCAAAACGAAGATATACTCTAAATACTGTTATCGGGAGTGTTTCTGGGGCCGTAACCCCTTTAATAGGCTGGACGGCAATAGAATCCGGTTTTCATATCATCCCGATTATTCTAGCGCTCATTTTGTTTATTTTTCAAATGCCCCACACTTTTGCGATTGCCATCAAGAAATACGATGAATACAAAGCAGCAAGGGTTGCCATGCTTCCGGTCGTGTATGGATTAGAGATGACGAAGCGGCAAATGGTGGTTTATATTGCCTGTTTGCTTCCATTACCATTTTATCTAGCACCGCTAGGGACTACATTTGTTGTTCTTGCAACGCTGCTTAATATTGGTTGGTTGGCTGTAAGTATATACGGATTTTTCACTAAGAATGATCTTAAATGGGCTCATGTGAATTTTCTTTATTCTGTAAATTATATAACAATCTTGTTTCTTATGATGATTATTGTTACTATGCCGGCATTTAGGTAA
- a CDS encoding transcriptional regulator, whose protein sequence is MYEGKIIKFYREKYKLTQEQLGKDICSVTHISKIECAQTTYATDIITLLSKRLGINMELEVKKLINIKQQLFNWHEAIIMQLFDEMDQINNELEREELIQISEHNNMYQLLRARYLLLHNNSHEAFKIIKKIQKTENKLTPYDSNLLKHGLGIYYISTQDYISAIQTLKGIQNEIYNNPEYYYYLAIAYHTLQSPVLAYYYAEKSHQFFEYMNNYPRVIDAEMLMIIQVKDNDDYEEIINRFKKLIKSCDICNDPNRKAKVLHNLAYEYLRRKKYEQASFYYKESMSLKENESPSYLLSLEGYIRSLFEGVLIPNEELIQHAEKGLTIAINNNQLLYIHLFKLLLYLLKSKEKEYHQYLSNKALPMFVKCGYTFLIQRSKKELFNFYYKMKLTDDALEMAQLLINS, encoded by the coding sequence ATGTATGAAGGTAAAATCATAAAGTTTTATCGAGAAAAATACAAACTAACTCAAGAACAGTTAGGGAAAGATATATGCTCCGTAACACATATTAGTAAAATCGAATGTGCTCAAACAACGTACGCAACAGATATCATTACTTTATTATCCAAACGCCTTGGAATAAATATGGAGTTGGAAGTAAAAAAACTAATAAATATAAAACAGCAGTTATTCAATTGGCATGAAGCAATAATTATGCAATTATTTGACGAAATGGATCAAATAAATAATGAACTCGAGCGCGAAGAATTAATTCAAATTTCAGAACATAACAATATGTATCAGTTACTACGAGCTAGGTATTTATTATTACATAATAATTCCCATGAAGCATTTAAGATTATAAAAAAAATCCAAAAAACGGAAAATAAATTAACACCTTATGATAGCAATCTATTAAAACATGGTTTGGGTATCTATTATATATCAACACAAGATTACATCTCAGCTATTCAAACATTAAAAGGAATCCAAAATGAAATTTATAATAATCCAGAATATTACTATTACTTAGCAATTGCTTATCATACATTACAATCACCTGTATTAGCTTATTATTACGCTGAAAAATCCCATCAATTTTTTGAATATATGAATAATTATCCTAGAGTAATTGATGCAGAAATGCTAATGATTATTCAAGTTAAAGATAATGATGACTACGAAGAAATAATAAACCGGTTTAAAAAATTAATTAAAAGTTGTGACATATGCAATGACCCTAATCGAAAAGCAAAAGTATTACATAACTTAGCTTATGAATACTTGCGAAGAAAAAAATATGAACAAGCCAGTTTCTATTATAAAGAATCCATGTCTCTTAAAGAAAATGAGTCTCCTTCCTACTTACTATCTTTAGAAGGTTATATACGAAGTTTATTTGAAGGTGTTCTTATTCCGAATGAGGAATTAATACAACATGCTGAAAAAGGATTAACTATTGCAATTAATAATAATCAATTATTATATATTCATTTATTTAAACTTCTTCTTTACTTATTAAAATCTAAAGAAAAAGAATATCATCAATATTTATCTAATAAAGCATTACCTATGTTTGTTAAATGTGGTTATACTTTTTTGATTCAACGTTCTAAAAAGGAATTGTTTAATTTTTATTATAAAATGAAGTTAACGGATGACGCATTGGAAATGGCTCAATTACTAATTAACTCATAA
- a CDS encoding ArsB/NhaD family transporter, translating into MGSQAIIALTIFLITYAVIISEKIHRTIVAMIGGLLMVAFGVLEQNEAVHHIDFNTIGLLIGMMIIVSITAQTGVFEFIAVWSAQKVKGEPIKILVVLSLFTAFASAFLDNVTTVLLVVPVTLSITNQLKVPPIPYLLSEVLASNIGGTATMIGDPPNIMIGSAVKELTFMAFINNLTPVILIILIVTVFLLTLIYKKQLKTSQELKNHLLSKDSKQEIKDKDLLVKCLFVIIMTIGGFFAHQFIHFETATIALIGAFILLLLTGEKVLHVALEKIEWTTLFFFIGLFVIVGGLVETGLIEAFAKKAMSWTGGELKPTTFLVLWMSAIISAFVDNIPFVATMIPLINEMGQLGISHLEPLWWSLSLGACLGGNGTLVGASANLVVAGIAAREGHQISFIKFLAVGFPLMIVSISISTVYIYIRYFM; encoded by the coding sequence ATGGGATCCCAAGCTATTATTGCCTTAACTATTTTTTTGATCACTTACGCAGTCATCATTTCTGAAAAAATCCATCGCACTATTGTTGCAATGATCGGTGGTTTATTAATGGTTGCTTTTGGCGTTCTTGAGCAGAATGAAGCCGTTCACCATATCGATTTTAATACAATTGGATTATTGATCGGGATGATGATCATTGTTAGTATCACAGCGCAGACAGGAGTCTTTGAATTTATCGCCGTCTGGTCAGCACAAAAAGTGAAAGGGGAGCCAATAAAAATTCTTGTCGTATTAAGCCTGTTTACAGCATTCGCTTCCGCTTTCCTTGATAATGTAACAACCGTTCTCCTTGTCGTACCGGTAACATTAAGCATTACAAATCAATTGAAGGTTCCTCCGATACCCTATTTGCTTTCAGAGGTTTTAGCTTCTAATATTGGCGGGACAGCCACAATGATTGGTGATCCCCCTAATATCATGATTGGCAGCGCAGTAAAAGAATTAACCTTTATGGCATTTATCAATAATTTAACCCCTGTAATTTTGATTATTTTGATTGTTACAGTCTTCCTGCTCACACTGATTTACAAAAAACAGTTAAAGACATCGCAAGAATTAAAAAATCATCTTTTAAGTAAAGATTCGAAACAGGAAATAAAGGATAAAGATTTATTAGTCAAATGTTTATTTGTCATCATCATGACAATTGGCGGTTTTTTTGCCCATCAATTCATACATTTCGAAACGGCCACCATTGCCTTGATTGGAGCATTTATCTTACTTTTGCTAACTGGAGAGAAAGTTTTGCATGTTGCTTTGGAAAAGATAGAATGGACAACCTTGTTCTTTTTTATTGGGTTATTTGTTATTGTAGGCGGCCTTGTGGAAACAGGTTTAATTGAAGCATTTGCCAAGAAAGCCATGTCATGGACCGGGGGAGAATTAAAACCTACCACTTTTCTTGTTTTATGGATGAGTGCGATTATTTCTGCATTTGTTGATAATATTCCTTTTGTTGCGACGATGATTCCCCTAATAAATGAAATGGGACAATTAGGAATTTCCCATTTAGAGCCTCTTTGGTGGAGTCTTTCACTTGGAGCTTGTCTTGGTGGGAACGGTACATTAGTTGGTGCGAGTGCGAATTTAGTTGTAGCCGGTATAGCCGCTAGAGAAGGGCATCAAATTTCATTCATTAAGTTTTTAGCCGTAGGATTTCCACTAATGATCGTGTCGATTAGCATTTCTACTGTTTATATTTACATTAGGTATTTCATGTAA
- a CDS encoding helix-turn-helix transcriptional regulator — translation MLGERIREIRKKKKMTLEVLAGEELTKGMLSLIENNKAKPSMESLAYIAERLEVEIGDLLEEVSTKELREVLEKAEKLYNLDSETDKYEQLITLIQPYNDKLTQGYESARLLEIYSRSLYHKKMDGWQDFSDRAAKMYDEMNLTAKRAGIGIFRAMEKFVDHDYTDSLTILLRERAEIESNHVYIDPMTRVDLDYNEAILHFAVGDSESATMVMESAIHFSKEHRIFYRIDDLYRLAVVHALMTHDEEKKTHFSTKLKQYGEFADDVHSTLFHELFNIMSLINEKHEYLKALEIIDQYLTDPKMTEFYEIWFLLEKGKAFFGLGRFNEALSFLEKVNIPSWARHPFDLSLLYVKDTYKALCHLELGSGIDAIKFAKMAVENYSTLTNTPFQDFANETYNKIMVKLKDHTPNID, via the coding sequence ATGCTTGGTGAACGAATTCGCGAAATAAGGAAAAAGAAAAAGATGACGTTAGAGGTTCTCGCGGGTGAAGAGCTGACAAAAGGGATGTTAAGCCTGATTGAAAATAATAAGGCCAAGCCTTCCATGGAAAGCTTAGCATACATCGCAGAACGTCTAGAAGTGGAGATAGGCGATCTCCTAGAAGAGGTAAGTACAAAAGAATTGAGAGAGGTTCTTGAAAAGGCCGAGAAGCTTTATAATTTAGATTCTGAAACTGATAAATATGAACAGCTCATTACCCTCATCCAACCCTATAATGATAAGCTTACTCAAGGATATGAGTCGGCTCGATTATTAGAAATCTATAGCCGCAGTCTTTATCATAAAAAAATGGATGGATGGCAGGACTTTTCCGACCGTGCTGCAAAAATGTATGATGAGATGAATCTTACAGCAAAACGAGCAGGCATCGGCATCTTTAGAGCAATGGAGAAATTTGTCGATCATGATTATACAGACTCATTAACCATCTTGTTACGAGAACGTGCTGAAATCGAGTCAAACCATGTTTATATCGACCCAATGACACGGGTCGACCTAGACTATAATGAGGCCATCTTACATTTTGCTGTCGGCGATTCTGAATCAGCCACAATGGTTATGGAAAGTGCCATTCATTTTTCTAAAGAGCATCGTATTTTTTATCGTATTGATGATTTATATAGACTTGCTGTGGTCCATGCACTGATGACACATGATGAGGAAAAGAAAACCCACTTTTCCACCAAGTTAAAGCAATACGGGGAATTTGCAGACGACGTACATTCCACCCTATTTCATGAACTTTTCAATATCATGTCACTAATAAATGAAAAGCATGAGTATTTAAAGGCTCTAGAAATAATTGACCAGTATTTAACAGATCCGAAAATGACGGAGTTCTATGAAATTTGGTTTCTCCTAGAAAAAGGAAAGGCTTTTTTTGGTCTCGGACGCTTTAATGAAGCACTTTCTTTTCTCGAAAAAGTAAACATACCTTCATGGGCACGTCATCCGTTTGATTTGTCACTATTGTATGTAAAGGATACGTATAAAGCACTATGTCACCTTGAGCTGGGAAGTGGGATTGATGCAATAAAATTTGCGAAAATGGCTGTTGAGAATTATTCCACATTAACAAATACCCCCTTCCAGGATTTTGCTAATGAAACATACAATAAAATTATGGTGAAATTAAAAGACCACACGCCAAATATCGATTAA
- a CDS encoding polyprenyl synthetase family protein has translation MNKELIKNADACYQLAEEKAAQYFKSLYEQVSQKTYVSTLTKDIQSWKHNHIHHHPLLSFFLRRKGKPDHQGYHNYIQWLDYTGKLDNYLDRSISYIFMRDLGKALNSPDTQTRVRRAVDSLKNYLTNSTATDREDKNEMFSMTRMYRIAQKEGVESTMIWVVNKLKNVAANIPKGMDAEQAQRKLIKIIAGVLMHTVEEMDDKLSPAERTQKLNKAIRLGYAYGLTYPFIDDLLDANVLSDKEKKQYSDLIRTTLITGSVPKLGEWSGKTKDLIRYIHSELRDAFEYIKTQQRQETRKNFFEQAYVFFNSQEVDRVKDLSNANYTNEELYIPIILKSSSSRLIVRSVISAPKDEDFDSLTFFYGIYNQLADDFADMFDDMEEGAVTPYTYYLKYHDRRPDLINPFELYWSVISNLIHNVYHSDSKTCEVILDRAINGLKRFKARMGTKKYNEVMELFSSGNPKFNRIIQIMVRKADDVDFFDKLLRDQIITNLKNEKKEQEDFLDTIEIVRNQINNILKIPKLEDVSMEDPIIDAANYSLKGNGKRLRPIMTWVMGVNGYGLNSSAVVPLLRSLEYMHTASLIFDDLPSQDNASTRRGRPTLHHVYNIAIAELTGLFLSQKAIEQQASLDQFDSKTVLKLIQYSAQLTEIMCKGQAMDLDSKGKQLTLEQLNRMCFYKTGVAFEASLIMPAILAHAKEFEMKALKKFAHHAGIAFQIKDDLLDVEGDQILLGKPIGKDAENNNSTFVSILGKEGARKEMWEHYCLAMETLQDVPRNTTFLKHLLNYIVNRDH, from the coding sequence ATGAATAAGGAGTTAATAAAAAATGCGGATGCCTGCTATCAACTGGCTGAGGAGAAGGCTGCTCAGTATTTTAAATCACTTTATGAGCAGGTCTCACAAAAGACCTATGTCTCAACACTGACAAAAGATATACAATCGTGGAAACACAATCATATTCATCATCATCCATTATTATCCTTTTTTCTTCGAAGAAAGGGAAAACCTGATCATCAGGGCTATCACAATTATATTCAATGGCTGGATTATACGGGCAAACTAGATAATTACCTGGATAGAAGCATTTCTTATATTTTTATGCGGGATTTGGGTAAAGCACTGAACTCACCTGACACACAGACTAGGGTTCGGCGTGCAGTTGACAGTTTAAAAAATTATCTGACTAATTCTACCGCAACAGATCGAGAAGACAAAAATGAGATGTTTAGCATGACCAGAATGTACCGGATAGCCCAAAAGGAAGGCGTTGAATCCACCATGATTTGGGTGGTAAACAAACTAAAGAATGTGGCCGCCAATATTCCAAAGGGGATGGATGCTGAGCAAGCCCAGCGAAAGCTTATCAAAATTATTGCAGGTGTATTGATGCACACTGTTGAGGAGATGGACGATAAGCTATCGCCTGCAGAACGTACTCAGAAACTAAATAAAGCTATTAGATTAGGCTATGCTTACGGCCTAACCTATCCCTTTATTGATGATCTTCTGGATGCCAATGTTTTATCCGATAAGGAGAAGAAACAATATTCCGATTTGATACGTACCACCCTTATTACAGGATCTGTGCCAAAACTGGGGGAGTGGAGTGGAAAAACAAAAGATTTAATCCGATATATTCATTCGGAGCTCCGAGATGCCTTTGAGTATATTAAAACACAGCAGAGACAAGAGACAAGGAAAAACTTTTTCGAGCAGGCCTATGTGTTTTTTAATTCCCAAGAAGTTGACCGTGTAAAGGATCTATCCAATGCTAATTACACCAATGAAGAGCTTTATATCCCAATCATTTTAAAATCCTCTTCTTCCCGATTGATTGTCCGTTCTGTAATTAGTGCTCCTAAGGATGAGGACTTTGACAGCCTAACATTCTTTTATGGTATATACAACCAGCTTGCTGATGATTTTGCGGATATGTTTGATGATATGGAGGAAGGTGCAGTAACACCCTATACCTATTATCTGAAATATCATGATAGGCGTCCGGATCTAATAAACCCTTTTGAATTATATTGGTCGGTCATTTCCAATTTGATTCATAACGTGTATCACTCAGATAGCAAGACCTGTGAGGTGATTCTGGATCGTGCTATAAACGGTCTAAAACGTTTTAAAGCTCGAATGGGAACCAAAAAATACAACGAAGTTATGGAGCTATTTTCTTCTGGAAATCCGAAATTCAATCGTATTATCCAAATTATGGTTCGGAAAGCGGATGATGTGGATTTCTTTGATAAACTGCTTCGGGACCAAATAATTACTAATCTAAAAAATGAAAAGAAGGAGCAGGAAGACTTTTTAGATACGATCGAAATCGTACGCAATCAGATCAACAACATTTTGAAAATCCCTAAATTAGAGGATGTTTCTATGGAAGACCCGATAATTGATGCAGCAAATTACAGTCTGAAAGGTAATGGGAAGCGATTGAGGCCGATAATGACTTGGGTCATGGGCGTTAACGGATATGGATTAAACAGTTCGGCAGTCGTTCCGCTTCTGAGATCATTGGAATATATGCATACTGCATCCTTAATCTTCGATGATCTGCCATCCCAGGATAATGCGTCCACCCGCAGGGGGCGTCCAACCCTGCATCATGTATATAACATTGCTATAGCAGAATTAACCGGTCTCTTTCTAAGCCAGAAGGCTATTGAGCAGCAAGCATCTCTTGACCAGTTCGATTCGAAAACTGTGCTTAAATTGATTCAATATTCGGCTCAGCTGACAGAGATAATGTGCAAGGGACAGGCGATGGATTTGGATTCCAAAGGAAAACAATTGACACTGGAACAATTGAATAGGATGTGCTTTTATAAAACTGGAGTAGCATTCGAAGCTTCCCTCATAATGCCTGCAATTCTCGCTCATGCAAAGGAATTCGAAATGAAAGCTTTAAAAAAATTCGCCCATCATGCCGGTATTGCGTTTCAGATTAAGGATGACCTTCTTGATGTTGAAGGAGATCAGATCTTACTCGGAAAACCCATTGGCAAAGATGCCGAAAATAACAATTCAACTTTTGTGTCAATCCTGGGTAAGGAAGGTGCAAGAAAAGAAATGTGGGAACATTACTGTCTTGCCATGGAAACGTTGCAAGACGTACCGCGCAATACTACATTTCTGAAGCATTTATTGAATTATATTGTAAACCGCGACCATTAA
- a CDS encoding MFS transporter, whose protein sequence is MEDSKRLKKATYHLWTFTISKLISSFGAQVYSFALSFYILQLTGSATSFAANLICNILPRTLAAPFAGYIVDKYSRKMITITAQIATTMAIAGLLVVTLTSGLSLIAIYTTSCILSLTSMFSGVTFTSSITGLVDKERIQKAMSLNQMSISFASIASPAVGGLLYGAVSMPVFLIMYIAASSLAVFLESTMNFNLFAHRKEEVEGEPKESMWQSMKAGITYLKLQPLLMIIIWISLLINFLFGAFEVGYSFILIEKMKMASQRFGFTQGAFAIGMLLLSIYFSMRKEVKYPLLVSKRAIIGMGIVMGAVAGPLLMRLSDNAIFVYYLMTMFSLGALMIIVNTPIMVMMQKQIDDDYKGRVFSILETMSMALMPLGMVLYGFLYDVFPAQWILLVSASLFVGVTLILARPSVVRRAHPELDKVKPLQGEVVS, encoded by the coding sequence ATGGAAGATAGTAAAAGGCTTAAAAAAGCAACATATCATCTGTGGACGTTCACAATTAGTAAGCTTATTTCCTCTTTTGGAGCCCAAGTATATTCTTTCGCTCTCAGTTTTTATATTTTACAACTAACAGGATCGGCCACAAGTTTTGCCGCAAATCTGATCTGTAATATTTTGCCGCGCACCCTTGCAGCTCCATTTGCAGGATACATTGTGGATAAATATTCACGTAAGATGATTACGATTACCGCACAAATCGCAACAACCATGGCTATTGCTGGGCTGTTAGTGGTGACCTTAACATCAGGATTATCTCTCATCGCGATATATACCACTTCTTGCATTTTATCCCTTACTTCCATGTTTTCCGGAGTTACGTTTACCTCATCTATTACTGGACTTGTCGATAAAGAAAGAATTCAAAAAGCGATGTCATTGAATCAAATGTCGATTTCATTTGCCTCCATAGCCAGTCCTGCAGTAGGAGGGCTTTTATATGGTGCTGTTTCCATGCCTGTTTTTTTAATCATGTATATCGCTGCATCAAGTTTGGCCGTTTTCTTGGAATCGACAATGAATTTTAACCTGTTTGCCCATCGCAAAGAGGAAGTAGAAGGAGAGCCAAAAGAATCGATGTGGCAAAGTATGAAGGCTGGGATTACTTATTTAAAACTACAGCCGTTACTTATGATAATTATCTGGATTTCTCTGTTAATTAATTTTCTGTTTGGCGCATTTGAGGTTGGTTATTCATTTATATTAATCGAAAAAATGAAAATGGCCTCACAGCGTTTTGGTTTTACCCAAGGGGCTTTTGCCATTGGAATGCTGCTGCTGTCGATTTATTTCTCTATGAGAAAGGAAGTCAAGTATCCACTTCTCGTATCAAAAAGGGCAATCATTGGTATGGGAATCGTCATGGGGGCAGTAGCGGGACCATTACTGATGAGGTTATCCGATAACGCTATTTTTGTTTATTATCTGATGACTATGTTCAGTCTTGGGGCATTAATGATTATCGTTAACACACCTATAATGGTGATGATGCAAAAACAAATTGATGATGATTATAAAGGGCGTGTTTTTTCTATACTTGAAACGATGTCGATGGCTTTGATGCCATTAGGAATGGTGCTATATGGATTTCTTTATGATGTTTTTCCGGCACAATGGATTCTTCTCGTATCGGCATCTCTTTTTGTTGGTGTGACCCTTATTTTAGCACGACCATCTGTTGTAAGGAGGGCACATCCGGAGCTGGACAAAGTAAAACCACTTCAGGGGGAAGTGGTTTCATAA